In a genomic window of Spirosoma agri:
- a CDS encoding helix-turn-helix domain-containing protein: protein MKKESTPPYVITSISELHRLLELPKPAHPLVSVINLNDIQCHLTETMRSVIYNFYSICTKKDFKGKMKYGQSYYDFDDGIMTFFSPGQVISTTETDEISLCGIWLVVHPDFVRNYPLAKRLKEYGFFSYAVHEALHLSEKEETMVTSIMRNIEQEYYSAIDGYSQDVIIAHIDLLLSYSNRFYNRQFITRKNASNDLLIRLEALLSAYFDGNLVQEQGLPTVHSIAEQLNVSPNYLSDTLRSLTGQNAQQHIHGKLIEKAKEILTTTSLSVGEIAYRLGFEYPQSFNKLFKSKTSVSPLEFRQSFN from the coding sequence ATGAAAAAAGAATCGACTCCGCCCTACGTTATTACGTCAATTTCTGAATTGCATCGTTTACTGGAGCTGCCCAAGCCAGCGCACCCGTTGGTGAGCGTCATTAATTTGAACGACATACAATGCCATCTCACCGAAACGATGCGCAGCGTCATCTATAATTTCTACTCGATCTGCACCAAGAAAGACTTTAAAGGCAAGATGAAATACGGGCAGAGCTATTATGATTTTGACGATGGCATTATGACTTTTTTCTCGCCCGGTCAGGTCATTTCCACGACCGAAACCGACGAGATATCGCTTTGCGGCATTTGGCTGGTGGTTCACCCTGATTTTGTTCGGAATTATCCTCTGGCGAAGCGGCTTAAAGAGTACGGCTTTTTTTCTTACGCGGTGCACGAAGCGCTGCACCTGTCGGAAAAAGAAGAGACGATGGTAACCTCAATCATGCGCAACATTGAGCAGGAATATTATTCGGCGATCGATGGCTACAGTCAGGATGTGATCATAGCGCACATCGACTTGCTGCTCAGCTATTCCAATCGATTTTATAACCGGCAGTTTATCACCCGTAAAAATGCCAGCAACGATTTACTGATCCGCCTGGAAGCGTTGTTATCAGCTTATTTTGATGGAAACCTCGTCCAGGAACAGGGACTGCCGACGGTGCATTCGATTGCCGAGCAATTGAACGTATCGCCCAATTATTTAAGCGATACGTTGCGGTCGCTAACTGGCCAAAACGCCCAGCAACATATCCACGGTAAGTTGATCGAAAAAGCAAAAGAGATTCTGACGACAACGTCGCTCTCGGTCGGTGAAATCGCGTACCGATTGGGATTTGAGTATCCACAGTCGTTCAACAAATTATTCAAGAGCAAAACCAGCGTATCACCTCTCGAATTCAGGCAATCGTTCAATTAG